A genomic segment from bacterium encodes:
- a CDS encoding GPW/gp25 family protein, with the protein MAVALNSIRSRNWQPALGESGAVVLDHRDIDQAIRIILTTPKGSDPHRPEFGADLLQYIDRPEVEATPYLIAEIADAILLWEPRVELVSIRPTWGLAQVTLEIDWRFRGIEAETRTTEVPL; encoded by the coding sequence GTGGCCGTCGCGCTGAATTCGATCCGCTCCCGCAACTGGCAGCCGGCCCTCGGGGAATCCGGCGCCGTCGTCCTGGATCATCGCGACATCGATCAGGCGATCCGCATCATTCTCACCACGCCCAAGGGCAGCGATCCGCATCGCCCCGAGTTCGGCGCCGATCTCCTGCAGTATATCGACCGGCCCGAAGTGGAAGCCACACCTTATTTGATTGCGGAAATCGCCGACGCCATCCTGCTGTGGGAGCCGCGGGTGGAGTTGGTCTCGATCCGGCCGACCTGGGGCCTCGCTCAGGTCACGCTCGAGATCGACTGGCGCTTCCGCGGCATCGAGGCCGAGACTCGGACCACGGAGGTGCCGCTGTGA
- a CDS encoding baseplate J/gp47 family protein, which yields MSLPEPQFIDRDPQQVTQDLIAGWETMTGKTLYPAQVERLLIDLIAYRESLVRIGIQEAAKLNLVNFSRAPMLDYLGELVGVTRLQAQPARTTLRFTLEEPAAAAFAIPKGTRVAGGDAEFATDAEAVIPAGGTAAEVAATATNSGVAANGILPGGITELIDVPLAGISVTNLSTTYGGLLTEDDERLRMRIKLAPERFAVAGPELAYRWHVLSVSQAIVDVGITSPEPGRVNVYPLLATGLPDAALLDRVRVALNREKVRPLTDWVTVLPPTRVPYAVSVRVHAYAGGSEAAVVQGVRAGLEGFAAELRASLGRDLVPSQWIERAQKIRGVYRVELEAPAYGELRPDEWPDAESVEVTFAGYADG from the coding sequence GTGAGCCTGCCGGAACCGCAGTTCATCGATCGCGATCCGCAACAGGTCACCCAGGATCTCATCGCCGGCTGGGAAACCATGACCGGCAAGACGCTCTATCCGGCCCAGGTGGAGCGGCTCCTGATCGATCTCATCGCCTACCGAGAGTCCCTGGTGCGGATCGGCATCCAAGAGGCGGCCAAGCTCAACCTGGTGAACTTCAGTCGTGCCCCGATGCTGGATTATCTCGGGGAATTGGTGGGCGTGACGCGGCTCCAGGCCCAACCCGCCCGCACCACGCTTCGCTTCACGCTCGAGGAACCGGCCGCGGCCGCCTTCGCGATCCCCAAAGGCACGCGCGTCGCGGGCGGCGACGCCGAGTTCGCGACCGACGCCGAGGCCGTGATCCCAGCCGGCGGGACCGCAGCCGAAGTCGCCGCCACCGCGACGAACTCCGGCGTCGCTGCCAATGGCATTCTGCCGGGGGGTATTACGGAACTGATCGACGTCCCCTTGGCCGGCATCTCCGTCACGAATCTCAGCACCACTTACGGCGGTCTCCTCACCGAGGACGACGAGCGCTTGAGGATGCGTATCAAACTGGCGCCGGAACGCTTTGCCGTGGCCGGTCCGGAACTGGCCTACCGCTGGCACGTATTGTCGGTGAGTCAAGCGATCGTCGATGTCGGCATCACCTCGCCCGAGCCTGGGCGGGTGAACGTGTATCCGCTGCTCGCGACGGGCCTGCCGGATGCGGCGCTGCTCGACCGGGTGCGGGTGGCGCTGAACCGGGAGAAGGTGCGGCCGCTGACCGACTGGGTCACGGTGCTCCCTCCCACCCGCGTGCCGTATGCCGTTTCGGTGCGCGTCCATGCCTATGCCGGCGGTTCGGAGGCCGCGGTGGTCCAGGGCGTGCGCGCGGGCCTCGAGGGATTCGCGGCGGAACTCCGCGCCTCGCTCGGGCGCGATCTCGTACCCTCGCAATGGATCGAGCGCGCGCAGAAGATTCGCGGGGTCTACCGGGTCGAGCTGGAGGCGCCGGCTTATGGGGAATTGCGGCCGGACGAGTGGCCCGACGCGGAAAGTGTGGAAGTGACGTTCGCGGGGTACGCCGATGGCTGA
- a CDS encoding phage tail protein codes for MAELLQPSLRDERGLAIDPLIERISRLDRSALLVYLVDHVVPSALPHLADQFHVMGLEGWDTVSTDLERRALIKSAVAYHRLKGTLAGLAWAGSRVGLSILRAITPPAKVYCAPTLTRAERDAFLARYPQLRLFRYRNRGVRLPYGFYCDAAFLSGRHYPTVTDAVLRIGWRAFVRETAGTESPVTTLVREIRRASALALLWATIRRPGHGGFGTYPGRLIPRSYLVTNEAGGRLFEVRLDRPYLDFDEELHQRTALPGLDPIDIRWTPVAERWIEHGVMLGRFVRGHLADNGARDRLYRRFHLFDPDVPVLRRGRSTHVGAMKLGMPAYTAELQVSMPARKSPRLLGRFATGYWAPRIPSRLERGRGALRLAVSYRDRVWLDTHTHQKLRSGYAVRSGAVVAGQIVSR; via the coding sequence ATGGCTGAACTCCTGCAACCCTCCCTCCGCGATGAACGCGGCCTCGCTATCGATCCCCTGATCGAGCGGATCTCCCGGCTCGACCGGTCGGCGCTCCTGGTCTATCTCGTCGACCACGTCGTCCCCTCGGCGCTGCCGCACCTCGCCGATCAGTTCCACGTCATGGGGCTGGAAGGCTGGGACACGGTCTCGACCGACCTCGAAAGGCGCGCCCTGATCAAGAGTGCCGTCGCCTACCACCGGCTCAAGGGCACGCTGGCCGGGCTCGCTTGGGCGGGGTCGCGCGTGGGGCTTTCGATCCTGCGCGCCATCACGCCGCCCGCGAAGGTGTACTGCGCACCGACGCTCACCCGCGCCGAACGTGACGCATTCCTCGCCCGCTACCCACAACTCAGGCTGTTCCGCTACCGCAACCGCGGAGTGCGGCTTCCCTACGGCTTCTATTGCGACGCGGCGTTTCTCTCCGGCCGGCACTACCCGACCGTCACCGACGCCGTGCTACGGATCGGCTGGCGCGCCTTCGTGCGGGAGACTGCCGGGACGGAGTCCCCGGTCACGACCCTGGTGCGGGAGATCCGCCGCGCGAGCGCCCTGGCGCTCCTGTGGGCGACGATCCGGAGGCCGGGACACGGGGGATTCGGCACCTATCCGGGGCGGCTCATCCCACGCTCGTACCTGGTCACGAACGAGGCCGGCGGCCGGTTGTTCGAAGTGCGCCTCGATCGGCCTTATCTCGATTTCGACGAAGAACTGCACCAGCGCACCGCGCTGCCGGGACTCGATCCGATCGACATCCGCTGGACTCCGGTGGCCGAGCGCTGGATCGAACACGGGGTGATGCTCGGGCGCTTCGTGCGCGGCCATCTCGCCGACAACGGCGCCCGCGACCGGCTCTACCGCCGGTTCCATCTGTTCGATCCGGACGTCCCCGTACTGCGCCGCGGTCGCTCGACCCACGTCGGCGCCATGAAGCTCGGCATGCCGGCCTATACGGCCGAGCTCCAGGTCTCCATGCCGGCGCGGAAGTCGCCGCGGTTGCTGGGCCGTTTCGCTACAGGCTATTGGGCACCGCGCATTCCATCGCGCCTGGAGCGTGGTCGCGGCGCGCTGCGCCTGGCCGTCTCGTATCGCGATCGGGTGTGGCTCGATACGCACACCCACCAGAAACTCCGCTCCGGGTACGCTGTGAGGAGCGGCGCCGTCGTGGCCGGACAGATCGTTTCCCGTTGA